The Pricia mediterranea genome includes a window with the following:
- the moaC gene encoding cyclic pyranopterin monophosphate synthase MoaC yields MSDKKKLSHLDASGNPVMVDVSDKKVTARTAIASGRVEFPSEVFGTLSEQDFLGKKGSIIQTAVIAGIQAVKKTSELIPLCHQINLSKVHIDIHPKENRLDIRCTVKCSERTGVEMEALTGVSVSALTIYDMCKALSHDIKISDIRLERKTGGKHDYRA; encoded by the coding sequence ATGTCGGATAAAAAAAAACTTTCACACCTCGATGCTTCCGGAAACCCCGTCATGGTCGATGTCTCCGATAAAAAGGTGACCGCGCGAACCGCAATTGCGAGCGGACGGGTGGAGTTTCCATCGGAGGTGTTCGGTACCTTGTCGGAGCAGGATTTTTTGGGAAAGAAGGGAAGCATCATCCAAACTGCGGTGATTGCCGGGATACAAGCGGTCAAAAAGACCTCGGAGTTGATTCCCCTTTGCCATCAGATCAACCTGTCAAAGGTGCATATCGATATCCATCCGAAAGAAAACAGATTGGATATCCGTTGTACCGTAAAATGTAGCGAACGGACCGGGGTCGAAATGGAGGCCCTGACCGGGGTTTCGGTCAGTGCCCTTACGATTTACGACATGTGCAAGGCTTTGTCTCACGATATAAAAATTTCCGATATCCGATTGGAACGAAAAACAGGAGGAAAACATGATTATAGGGCCTAA
- the mobA gene encoding molybdenum cofactor guanylyltransferase codes for MIIGPKIYGLVLAGGKSTRMGKDKGMIPYHGMPQREYLYHLLSRVCEQTFVSIRPDQKKNFPKDMESIVDNDSYKGPYNGLLSAHEKLPEAAWLVLACDLPLIDLASLQELIAARDPNAMASAFAHKENPLPEPLCAIWEPRSFEASKAYLESGNGTCPRKFLINNETKLVFPRDPNVLMNANSEEEYKEAIVRLRTER; via the coding sequence ATGATTATAGGGCCTAAAATTTACGGGTTGGTACTCGCCGGAGGGAAAAGTACCCGCATGGGAAAAGATAAGGGTATGATTCCCTATCACGGCATGCCGCAACGGGAATACCTGTACCATCTATTGAGCCGGGTATGTGAGCAAACGTTTGTAAGTATCCGCCCGGACCAAAAGAAGAATTTTCCCAAAGATATGGAATCCATCGTCGACAATGATTCGTACAAAGGACCTTACAACGGACTCCTCTCCGCCCACGAAAAATTGCCAGAGGCGGCCTGGCTGGTACTGGCCTGCGACCTGCCCCTGATCGACCTGGCGTCGCTGCAGGAACTCATTGCGGCCCGGGACCCGAACGCGATGGCGAGCGCTTTTGCGCACAAAGAAAATCCACTGCCCGAACCCCTTTGCGCCATCTGGGAGCCTCGGTCATTTGAAGCTTCAAAGGCGTATTTGGAAAGCGGGAACGGCACCTGCCCCCGGAAATTCTTGATCAACAACGAAACGAAACTCGTATTTCCCAGAGATCCGAACGTCTTGATGAACGCCAATTCGGAGGAAGAGTACAAAGAGGCCATCGTCAGATTACGAACGGAACGATGA
- a CDS encoding HesA/MoeB/ThiF family protein, giving the protein MNLERYQRQTALAGFGLAAQQKLHQAKVLVVGAGGLGVPVLTYLNAMGVGTLGIVERDTVSLSNLQRQVLYSEADVNRPKLASALKKLRAQNSETVFKTYETFLSRENAMRILADYDVVVDATDNFPTRYLINDACVILRKPMVYGALHGFEGQVSVLNFEGGPTYRCLFPNMPKFDEVPDCNENGVLGILPGIIGNLQALETVKLLTGVGEVLSGKLLLFDALSNTFQNIRFAAKPENLKIDALRPSYDFDCGSGFKSMDAETFLNLKALESRQLIDVRTPKEFERNHLQIAKNIPSSELENRQQQIDFEEEIYVVCQSGIRSKKAIERLLDLHPDADCTNITGGMNQIRKHAITH; this is encoded by the coding sequence ATGAACTTAGAACGATATCAACGACAGACCGCGCTGGCCGGTTTTGGCCTCGCGGCACAACAAAAGCTGCATCAGGCCAAAGTACTGGTGGTCGGTGCGGGAGGGCTGGGCGTTCCTGTGCTTACCTACTTAAATGCGATGGGGGTCGGAACCTTGGGAATCGTCGAAAGGGATACGGTCTCGCTCTCGAATTTACAACGACAGGTGCTGTATTCCGAAGCCGATGTAAACCGACCTAAGTTGGCGAGCGCGCTAAAAAAGTTGCGGGCACAGAATTCCGAAACCGTTTTCAAGACCTACGAAACCTTTTTGAGCCGGGAAAATGCCATGCGAATTCTCGCCGATTACGACGTGGTGGTCGATGCTACCGATAATTTCCCGACCCGATATCTGATCAATGACGCCTGTGTTATCTTAAGAAAGCCTATGGTGTACGGCGCCTTACACGGATTTGAAGGCCAAGTCAGCGTTCTCAATTTTGAAGGGGGACCGACCTATCGCTGTCTTTTCCCGAACATGCCTAAATTCGATGAGGTCCCCGATTGCAACGAAAACGGCGTGTTGGGAATACTTCCCGGCATTATCGGAAACCTTCAGGCCCTTGAAACGGTCAAGCTGCTCACGGGTGTGGGGGAGGTACTTTCGGGCAAGCTGCTCTTGTTCGACGCGCTCTCGAATACTTTTCAGAATATACGCTTTGCAGCCAAGCCAGAAAATTTGAAAATCGATGCTTTGCGGCCCAGCTATGATTTCGATTGCGGCTCCGGATTTAAGTCCATGGATGCCGAAACCTTTCTGAATCTCAAGGCGCTCGAAAGCCGACAACTTATTGATGTGCGTACGCCTAAGGAGTTTGAACGCAATCATTTACAGATTGCCAAAAATATTCCTAGCTCCGAGTTGGAAAACCGACAGCAACAAATCGATTTTGAGGAAGAAATATATGTCGTTTGCCAATCGGGTATACGAAGCAAAAAGGCTATCGAACGGCTTCTCGACTTGCATCCTGATGCCGATTGCACCAACATTACCGGGGGGATGAACCAGATCAGGAAGCATGCTATTACCCATTGA
- a CDS encoding sulfite exporter TauE/SafE family protein has translation MLLPIESLIILCLGFFVVATLYSSVGFGGGSSYLALLALFLGSFFAIRSIALICNLIVVSGSSYLYFKNGHAQLRDFLPFVLTSIPMAFIGASFRLEEHVFFILLGLSLVTSSLFLAWQTFSKKNLAERAKGYPKYLTYVLGGGIGLLSGLVGIGGGIFLAPILNHLRWDKSIKIAALASFFILVNSISGIAGLVWGDMLRLPWKETLAFGAAVLIGGQLGIRISLKRLTPNGIKRVTALLVFVVGIRILMKFLPQIF, from the coding sequence ATGCTATTACCCATTGAAAGTCTCATAATCCTTTGTTTGGGATTCTTTGTGGTGGCGACGCTTTACTCCTCCGTCGGTTTTGGCGGTGGATCGAGCTATCTGGCCTTGTTGGCCCTGTTTTTGGGGAGCTTCTTTGCCATCCGTTCTATCGCCCTGATCTGTAACTTGATCGTGGTTTCCGGCAGTTCTTATCTCTATTTTAAAAACGGACACGCCCAACTACGGGATTTTCTCCCCTTCGTCCTTACTAGCATTCCCATGGCCTTTATCGGGGCATCCTTCCGATTGGAGGAGCATGTGTTTTTTATTTTATTGGGACTTTCCCTGGTCACCTCGTCCCTGTTTTTGGCTTGGCAGACGTTTTCCAAGAAAAACCTGGCCGAACGGGCTAAAGGATATCCCAAGTACCTCACCTATGTCCTCGGTGGGGGTATCGGGCTCTTATCGGGACTCGTAGGTATCGGGGGCGGTATATTTCTGGCCCCGATACTCAATCACCTGAGGTGGGATAAATCCATCAAGATCGCCGCCTTGGCCAGCTTTTTTATCTTGGTCAATTCCATATCGGGAATTGCAGGCCTGGTTTGGGGCGATATGTTGAGATTACCCTGGAAAGAGACCTTGGCATTTGGCGCCGCAGTGCTGATCGGTGGACAGTTGGGCATCCGGATAAGTTTGAAGCGATTGACCCCGAACGGAATAAAAAGAGTGACCGCATTGTTGGTATTTGTCGTCGGAATCCGAATTTTGATGAAATTTTTGCCCCAGATATTTTAA